In Nostoc sphaeroides, the genomic window GCAAGCGCTGAAACCCCGAATCCTGCTGGCGTCATCGCACCGGAAAGGCTAACTCCCACCGTGACACCTTCTGTTAGCACATCACGACTCAGTAGTTGGCAGATTTCCCGCAACCGCGCTGAGTTGTAAGCGGTAAAGTATTGATCGATCAAATCCACCACACTGATATCATTTGATATAAGTGTAGGTGCGATTTTTTGACCCAGCTGTTTAGACATTTTGGCACTCCCGAACAATAAACACGCCGAATCTAATGGTATCTAGCTTTCAACCAAAGTGACAGCAATTTTACTAGCTCATCTCATCAAAAAACATTACCACGGCTGAGATTAGAGACTTCCAGTAAAAAAATATCCTATCGTAGGAGCGCACAGATGTGCATACGTGTCAACTTAACGTAAAAGCCATGTCCCGCCTGGAACTTTAGTTCCAGGCGGGCGAGTCAAGCCGAAAGTTTTGCTATTTCTAGGCTTAAGTTGACACCAATGACATCTGTGCGCCTTTACTCAACGCCTACAATTTAGACAATTTCACTGAAATGAGTTTGCGAAAATATTAAATTTAATGAAAGATTTAATAGATCGAGACAGGTGTACGCTACCTACATGGAAATGCGTCAACAGAGGACTCAACCAATGGGATATGTAATTGCTACTGCAAATATGAAAGGTGGCGTTGGTAAAACCACCCTCACCGTCAACTTAGCTACCTGTTTAGCTAAAAATCATGGTAAGCGGGTGCTTGTCCTTGATTTAGACAGCCAAATTAGCGCCACACTTAGTTTGATGTCGCCTTTAGATTTTGCCAAGCGTCGTAAACAAAGTAAGACATTTAGGTATCTGATAGACCAAGTTATCAATCCCGAACCAGAAGCAAAATTGACAATTAAAGACATCATTCAATCCCCGGTTTGTAATCTTCCAGGATTGGATTTATTACCAGGAGATATCGACTTATATGATGAATTTGTTGTTTCAGAAATGCTGCATCAGCAAGCAACTGCTTTAGGTGAACAGGACTTTGAAACAATTTGGAATCGCTTTGAAAGAGTCTTGATAAATAATATTTTAAAACCTGTGCGTCAAGAATATGATTTTATCCTCTTAGATTGTGCGCCTGGATATAATTTATTGACTCGTAGCGCTTTAGCTGCCAGTGATTTTTACATACTTCCTGCTAAACCAGAACCATTATCTGTAGTGGGTATTCAACTGCTAGAAAGACGCATTGCCCAATTAAAAGACAGTCACGGACATGAAACCCAAATAAATATAAAAATGCTGGGAATTGTATTCAGCATGTCTAGCGCTAACCTTCTCACTGGCAGATACTATAAACAAGTGATGCACCGCGTTGTTGAAGATTTCGGTGTAGAAAAAATTTGTAAGGTACAAATACCAGTTGATGTCAATGTTGCTAAGGCTGTCGATAGTTTTATGCCAGCTGTTTTAAATGCTCCCCAATCAGCTGGTTCAAAAGCGTTCTGTCAGTTAACTCAAGAGTTGTTGCAAAAGCTATAGCTATAGCTCCAGAACTGCTGAGTTCAATAGACATCTCCGAAAAATAATTGTTTTGACGTAGCAGTGCTACGTCTCTACAAGGGTTATGGGTAACGCATATTTAATTTCTGGAGATGTCTAATGAAGAGGCAGGGGGAATGACCCTATCAAAACCTGCACTCTGCCTCCTGCATTCCTCGATAAAAAGTGGTAATAATTAAGTAATTTTTCCGATAAGTCCAGCATTTATACTGAAGCTATGTACAGCACTATTCGGCTATTGAGTGAAAAGGCCAGTAAATCTCGCTAAGAAACAATGCTTACTAACAATTCTGTACAGGCAGAGAAAGAGAAAAATCAAAGCTTGGTAATGCCCCTACCACGAACTCTGAGTTATCTCGAAACCTGGGGCTTTGGCTTAACGGGTCATGTGGGATGGATCGGTACTGCCCCCATTATTCATGCAGCGTTAGGGTCTAAAGCTATCTTTGTTTGGTTGTTTGGCACGATCATTTCCTTTTTACTCAACTTGCAGGTACAAAGTCTAGGTAGACACTGGCCAGATGTCGCTGGGGGAACACCAAACTATACCACAAGGCTACTAAAGAACTTTCCTGGCTTAGGCCGTTACGTAGCCTTGGGATACTTTTTTAGCTGGGCAGCAGCACCAGCACTATATGCGATTATTCTCACAGACCTAGTTAAAGTTAATTTTGAAACATTAAATATTTCTTGTCCAGAAACTTTTTTAAAAGTTCTTTTTACAGCAATTCCTTTTATTTTGGCTTTCAGTGGTACTCGTGCTTTAGCGCTCCTGCATTTATTTTTTGTCTTCCCAGCCATTTTATTACTACTTTTGTTTTGTATTCAAGGCGTAGTATGGTCAGCCTTCTCAACCACTAGTTTTAAACTTATCCTAACTAGCACAAATAGCCTGAGCTTTGGAGAATGGGCAAAGTGGTTTTTTCTGGCTAGCTATTCAATTTATGCTTGTGAAACCACTTCTTCTTTTGTTGCTGATAGCCGCCACCCACATAAAAGTTTGGGGTTCTTAACTGTCGCTGCTTGGCTAATCCCTGCGGTGTTTTTAGGTGCTTCTTGGGTATTAATGTGTTCGTCTCCAAATCCAGCAATAGGTGACGATGTGTTCTTAAATCTGGTGGCAGCTTCTAAGCCTTTTTGGGGTGAATCTGCCTCTTTTATAGTCACACTTCTCATTACTGTATCCTGCCTTTTAAGTGCTGCTACGGCAGTTTCCAACTCGCCTCGGATATTATACCAACTTGCTTTAGACGGTCAGCTTTCTCCTATATTTACATTCGTTTCACCCCAAGGTGTCCTTGGGCCCGCTATCTTTGTTACCTTTCTACTCAGCCTGCTTTGTCTGAATTTGGGAAATGTACCTCAACTTGTGACGGTAGCAGGTACCTGTTATCTCGTGTCGATTATGGGTCTACATCTGGGATTATGGCTGTGTCGGGGCAAACCGCAGGTGTTATGGCCTTGGTGGTCACTTGGTTTTTTCTGTGTAGAAGCAGTAGTTCTAATAGTAGGAGGTTTAGCTTGGAATTGGAAAAATTTTTTAGTGGGTTTATTATTACCCATTCTTCTGATGATAGGAGATTTAGCGCTACGTCGCTTAAATTTAACACCATTACAGGTAAAATGGTGGACACAGCATTACAACGTTAAGTCTAGTAGAAACAACCAAGATTTTGTCGTACTACAGGTAATTGTCCTAGTATCATTAATTTGTATGACTGCCACAAGCAGTTGGTTTATCCGCGATTTATTAGACAAAAACTATCATAATATTCATAACTCTTTGCTAGCTATTATGTTAGTGACATTTTCTTTTGCAGGGGTTGCGATCGCTTGCTGGACAACTCTACCACAAATCGTTGCTATTGATAATGCACGCAAACAAGCAAAAAGCCTATTTATTACTACTCTCGATACTGTCCCCGATACTGTTTTAGTCTTAGATGAAAACGGTAAAATTTGCCAGACAAATGCTGCTGCTGAAGAATTATTTCAAACAAGTGTTCAGCAGCTACTTGGCAAAAAGTTGAATCAACTATTAATATGCTATCGCGGTAAACCGGAGCAATGGTCTATTAGAAGTGAGCAAACGTTAAAAATTAACCAAGGTCTACTAATTGTTGAATCGACTATTTCACAGCCATTTAATTCCCAGCTACGAGAGTATGTTGTTATTATCCGTGACATCACTAAACGTAAGTTAGTAGAAAAAGAATTAGTTCAGTATCGTCATCAGCTTGAGCAGATGGTTCTAGAACGCACCATTGAACTTATTAGAGTAAATCAACAACTTGAGCAAGACATTATCAAGCGTCAGCAAGCACAAGAGCAATTACTGCACAATAGTCTTCATGACGGGCTAACCGGATTACCTAATCAACGATTATTTTTGGAGCGAGTGCAGGGGGCAATAGAACGTACTAAACAGCAAAATAAATATTTATTTGCCGTACTCTTCTTAGACTTAGACCGTTTTAAAGTTGTTAATGATAGCCTTGGACATCTACTGGGAAATCAACTTTTAATTGAAATTTCTCATCGGCTAAAATCAGTTCTGCGAGTTGGAGACATAGTTGCCCGTTTTGGTGGAGATGAATTCACAATCTTAATGGAGGAAATTGAGGATATCAGCACCGCCATACAGGTAGCCGAGCGAATTAAAAAAGTGCTAGCTTTACCATTTCAATTAAATGAGCATCTGGTGTTTACTAATGCTAGTATTGGCATCGCTTTAAGTAAAGCAGATTATGAGCAAGCAGCACAGATTCTCCGCGATGCCGATGTGGCAATGTACTGCGCCAAATCACTTGGTAAGGCACGCTATGAGGTCTTTGACGGAAAAATGCACGAGGGCGCATCTTTACTCTTGGAGTTAGAAACTGCTCTGCGAAATGCACTGCTCAAACAAGAAGAATTTCGCCTTGATTACCAGCCAATTATTTCACTAGTAACTGGCAAAATTATTGGATTTGAGGCACTCATACGTTGGCATCATCCAGAACGAGGGCTTGTTTGCCCTGAAGATTTTATTCCCCTGGCGGAAGAAACTGGAATGATTGTTAGTATCGGGCAATGGGTGCTTTATGAAGCCTGTCATCAAATGCACAAATGGCATCAACGATTTCCTAACTCATTACCTCTGACAATGAGCGTTAATTTTTCTGGTAAACAAATCAGTCAACCTGATGTGTTTAAACAAGTTAAAGAGATTTTGCAAGAAACTGGACTGAACCCAGGTAGTTTGAAATTGGAGATTACTGAAACCTTGTTGATCGATAATTTTGAATTAGCTACCACCGTACTTGCCCAGTTAACAGCGCTGAATGTCGAGTTGCACATGGATGATTTTGGTACTGGCTATTCATCTTTGAATTATCTGCACCGCCTACCAATCAAAACCCTTAAGATTGACCGTTCTTTTGTCAGCAATATAGGTAGTCGAGGAGAAAATTTAGAAATTGTTCGAGCTATTGTGACATTAGCTCATAATTTAGATATGTCTGTAACAGCAGAAGGGATAGAAACTGTAGAGCAATTAGCACAACTGAAGGCTTTACAATGTGATTATGGGCAAGGGTATTTTTTCTTACCACCTATGGAAGGTGCAGAAGTAGAAACACTCCTTGCTGCTAACTTGTGTGACAAAAACTTTTTAATGAGATAAAAGTTCGTAGTAAGGACTTTAGTCCTTGATTTAAGTCAAGATGCGATGAATCGCGTCTCTACAAATGGTGTATTTGTCGCATTCTTTTTTCCAATTTGTATTACATTAGTGTAGAACTCGCTGTAGCTGGAAATCCTCGGCGTTATCAAGTAATCCTTCTTCTTGCAAAAGTTCATTAATAAAAATATCGATTTTCTTGCGATTAATATTCTGCATGACTATCAGGTGTGCCCAATCTTCAAGAACTGCTAACTGCCACTTTTTAATTAACCTTTGAGAAGGTTTTTGAAAGACTACTGTATTAGAAAATTTATTTAACATGCATGGATATTCTCTTATTTGAAGTTGTTGGAAAAGATATTGAGCATTATCAATACAAGTATTTGCTTCTCTAGCTAATCCATCATAACCTCTTGTTTGCAATGCATACCAGAGAATTAGGGGAGTGTGACCGTTTCTAGATCCTAGAATTGTTGTATCTGTTGAACCAATATATTCAATTTCTGTTTCAACTTTTTCTACCCATTTCTTTTTAGTTAAAACTACACCGCAAGGTAACGGAGAACCAATGAATTTAGCAGAAATAGCTATACTATCTATGGGTTTTTGAAAGTTAACTTGGGGAGCGCCATCTAAAAACGGTAATATTAATCCTGAAAGTGCAGCATCACAATGAATGTAGTAATCTTTAATCTGATTGCGCTCTAAAATTTCTAGAACTTTGTCTAAGTTATCAATTGCACCTTTGACAGTAGTCCCAATATTTAAATTTATGATGGCTGGATAACTACGATTTTCCCTAAGTAGTTGTTCAAAATGGTCATAATCCATTTCTCCATTAATTTGCGAATTAACAATATTATGCTGAATGCGGAATAATTTAGCTGCTTTGGGAATTGAGTAATGAGAGTCTTGTGATGAGTAAAGAATCCCATTCGGGTAGATTTCTCTTGCTAAGAATATTCCATATAAATTACCTTCAGTTCCACCAGCAGTAACATAACCCCAAAACTGATCTTCTGGAATCTTATAGAGGTTAGCAAAAAAAGATAATACTTCTTGCTCAAACTTACGAGAATGAAGACCAAAATCTGGCTCCACATAAGGATCTCCAGCATTATTTAAAAGATGATTAAAAAATTTTGCGATCGCACTATAATCACAACTTAAATTATATGGATAACCTGCATGAAACTGCGATCGCTGTTCTATTTGCACCAAAAAATCTGCCAACTCTTTAGTAACTTTATTTGACATATCTTTGTATCTGTTAAATTTTGATTCGCTTAATGAATGTTTTAATCTAAATTATACGTATTAATCCATACCTTTATAATTTCTTAATAATGCCTGAATTGGCTATTTTATTGAAGATAATCTAGTGAAAACACTGAGCAAATATCAGTAATAATATTAGAATTTTTTGCGGAAATGGATATTACACTTAGAACTTACGCACTATAGGAAATAACCATAATGTGTATTACGCAAAATATCTATTTCAGGCGGTGACTGGAACCTGATTTAATGTGAATTCCACGGATGATGTAGTGTCTATCTAATTAGCTGAATGAAAAGACCGCTAAGAGATTTTACTAGGCAAAAAATTCCCTCTCGGACTCGGAGAGGGAAAAACTTGAACTAAATTTCAACGCAGGGAGAGGTTTGTTGAACTAACGTATAAGTAGTCGGACAAAAATATTTACAGTCATTGCGAGCGTTCGCGCAGCGTCTCGTAGAGAAGCGAAGCAATCCCAGCCCTTGCGATTGCTTCATTCCGCTTCGCTCCATTCGCAATGACATTGTGTAATTAATTCTGTCTGACTACTTATTTACTAGAACTCTCCAGCTAAGGCTGCAACGCATCGTTCGCAAATTAAGGGATGTTCTGCTGATTCTCCCACATGAGTAGAGTAGTTCCAACAGCGATCGCACTTTTCCCCCTCTGCTTTCACTACCCCAATTCCCCAATCTTCCGTCTGCGCTGTATATTCTAATCCTTCCAACCCTTGTGCAGAATCTAATAATTCCACCTGGGAAGTCAGCAATAAATACCGCAGTTCATCGATACCGTTACCCTTAACCGGGTTAAAGGCTTTGATAGCATCGGCTAATTGTTTGTGAGGGATATGAATCAAAGCTTTGGCTTCCAAGGAAGAACCAATGAGTTTTTCTATCCTGGCTTGTTCCAACACCTTATTCACATCAGTACGGAGTTGTCGCAGCGCTGACCAAAATTCCGCTAAATCTGGATTACGCCATTTTTCTTCAATCTGCACCCAACCGGCTTCAAATACTGATTTGTAAGGTGTTTTGTAAGGGAGATATTGCCAGATATCTTCGGCGGTGTGGGATAATACTGGTGCGATCGCTCGTGCTAAATTATCTATTGCTATCTTCAGCACCGTTTGACAACTGCGACGGCGGAAAGCATTATTTGCACTGATGTACAGCCTATCTTTGGCCACATCTAAATAAAAGTTGGATAAATCCACCACGCAGAAATTCTGCACTGTTTGGAAAAAGCGGAAGAATTGGAAACTCTCAAAGGCTTCGGTTACTTCCTCAAATACCTCGCTGATGCGGTGCAGCATATAACGGTCAAGTTCTGGCAATTCCTCGAAGGGAACTGCATCTTTTTCCGGGTCAAAATCATCTAAGCTACCCAACAAAAACCGCGCTGTATTGCGAATTTTGCCTCTAACATCATTCATCTGCTTAATGATGTTTTTCCCAATGCGGACATCGCCGGAGTAATCAACCGATGATACCCACAATCGCAATATATCTGCACCGTAAGCCGGTTCTACTTTTTGATTTTTCCCACCTTCAATGATTATATTGGGGTCAACCACATTTCCTTCTGACTTACTCATCTTTCGGCCTTGTTCATCCAAAGCGAAGCCGTGAGTTAGCACAGTTTTGTAAGGTGCAATGTCATTTACCGCTACACTGGTAAGCAAACTTGACTGGAACCAACCGCGATGTTGGTCAGAACCTTCCAAATATATATCAGCAGGGTAGCGTAACTCTGGACGTTGTTGGACGACAGCCGCCCAAGATGAACCAGAATCAAACCATACATCCATTGTGTCTGTACCTCTGCGGTAAGACTTACCATTTTGGCGATAAGATTCGGGTAATAACTCCTCAACTGATAATTCCCACCAAGCATCAGAACCTTTTTCAGCAATGATTCCTTGAACGTGGTTGATAATTTCTTCATTCAGCAGTACTTCCCCCGTGGCTTCATCGTAGAAAACGGGAATGGGTACACCCCAAACACGTTGACGAGAGATACACCAATCGGAACGTTCCGCCACCATTGGCGTGATGCGATTTTCACCTTGGGCTGGAATCCATTTTACCGTGGCGATCGCCTTTAATGCTTCTTCTCTAAATCCTTCCACGGAAGCAAACCATTGTTCAGTAGCGCGGAAAATCGTTGGCTTCTTCGTCCGCCAATCATAGGGGTACTTGTGGGGATATGCTTCTTCCTTCAACAAAGAACCAGCCGCACTTAATGCATCAATCACCGCTTGGTTCCCATCACCCAGCACATTTAACCCAGCAAATTCTCCCGCTTCTTCGGTAAAATTGCCATTGTCATCCACTGGTGCAAGGATGGGTAAACCGTAGCGTTGACCAACAATGTAATCTTCTTGACCATGACCGGGTGCAGTATGTACCAACCCAGTACCCGACTCAGTAGTAATGTAATCACCGCCGACAACAATCGGACTTTCCCGGTCATATAGAGGATGACGGTAAGTAGTATGTTCTAAATCATTCCCTTTGAATGTGGCTTTTACAGTTAACTCAACTCCCAACCTTGAAGATAAACGTTCTATTAAATCAGCAGCAACGATGAGATATTTAAAATTACTCTGCGCCTCTGAAGGTGAAACTTCCACCACTGCATAATTCAAATCTGCATTCACCGCCACAGCCAAATTCCCCGGAATTGTCCAAGGTGTAGTCGTCCAAATAGCCACACCCAAATCAGACAAATATTCCGCCAACAGTGGTTTTACAGCTTCGGACAAACTTATAACTGCAAAAGCTGCATAGATACTGCGGGAAACGTGACCTTCAGGATATTCCAACTCAGCTTCAGCCAAAGCGGTTTGAGAACTGGGACTCCAGTGAACCGGCTTTAAACCGCGATAGATGTAGCCTTTTAAGAACATCTGACCAAACACGCCAATTTGAGCCGCTTCATATTCCGGCTTCAGAGTTAAATAAGGGTGGTTCCAATCACCCCAAATACCGTAGCGTTGAAAATTTTGGCGCTGGTCATTTACCGTAGCTAGTCCAAATTCTTTCGCTTTCTGCCGCAGTTGTAAAGGCGTTAAATTTTGCCGTTCTGCTGACTTCATGTTCTGCAAAACTTTTAACTCAATTGGTAATCCGTGACAATCCCAACCAGGTACGTAGCGAACTTTACGCCCTTGTAGTAGTTGGTAGCGGTTAATAATATCTTTGAGAATTTTATTTAAGGCATGACCAATATGAAGTGAGCCATTAGCGTAGGGAGGCCCATCGTGCAGTATAAATAATTCGCCGGGGTTATTTTCGGAAAGGCGATCGTAAATTTTATTATCTTCCCAAAATTTTTGGATTTCCGGCTCACGCTTGATGGCGTTTGCCCGCATATCAAAATTAGTCTTGGGTAGGTTTACAGTATCTTTGTAACTTCCTGATTCGGTCACAGTCTCATGCCTAGAATTAGGTGTGCAGGTTTTATTAATTATAGGAGATAGCCTGAAAACCAAAATTTGCTATTTGAGGGCGAGTTTGATAAACCTCTCTCTACCTTGAATTTTCGTTAAGGGACTTGCGTGAAAATAAAGTACTAGTAAACCGAGTTTCGACTACTTCGACTTTGCTCAGTACAAGTGCGCTCAACTCTCAGCCATCGAGGGTTGAGCGCAGTCGAAACCCGTCTGGTTGGGTTTCGTTATGTCAACCCAACTTACATTTTATGCACAAATTTAAGCTTGACACGGCACTAAATTTATGCAATCAAGCGGATTATTGCAGTAAAGGAGTTGTGCTTTTACCGTTAGTTGAAGCATTCGCAATTGCAGCTTGAGCCGATTGAGTGGGAAGAACCGCTACAACTGGAGCAACTTTTGAAGTATATTTTTTATTTCTTTTTCCATTAGAGCCGCCAGCTTTGGAATACTCTACACTGTTTCTGCCATAGATAGTTGCAACTCCACTTAGCATTCGTTCAGACATTTCGGAGAGGGTTTTATCCATCTGGATTACTGTCTTACGCGATTCTTCAAGATTGGACACAAGCGTGTTATGAGCTTCTAATGTCGCACGGGTAGTATTAACAAGGTGGTTGTAGGCTTCAATGGTTAATCCATGTCCTAAATCCAGATTTTCATCAATGGATTTAAGCAAGGCGAGACGAAGTTGAGCTTTGTCAACAGCAGCAGAACCACGAGTTCTTAAAGACATGACATATCCTTTTTTTTAAGAATTCCTTTTTCAACATAGTGGAGTATCCTTTTGCCTGAGATGGGTAGTTTTGTGGATTTATTTGGTTGAACTTTTAATGAAATAATTACGAGTTTGTCTGTGTTTTTACTCATTTTTATATCGATTTGTTGTTTGAGAATAAGTGCAATCAACAAATGCGAACGCCATATCAACAAATGCGATCGCCAAATCAGCAAATGCGATCGCCGAAGTAACAAATGCGATCGCCATATCAACAAATGCGAACGCCAAATCAACAAATGCGATCGCTATATCAGCAAATGCGAACGCCAAATCAACAAATGCGAACGCCAAATCAACAAATGCGAACGCCAAATCAACAAATGCGATCGCTATATCAACAAATGCGATCGCTATATCAACAAATGCGATCGCCAAATCAACAAATGCGAACGCCAAATCAACATTAGAAAGGGGAAAAAAGAAATTTCATCGTATACACAAGTCGAATTACCCCCCTTAATCCCCCCTTGTAAAGGGGGGAAATAGGAAATCTATCTAGTTCCCTCCCCTTTATAAGGGGAGGGTTAGGGTGGGGTAACTTCCCTCAACCTACAAATAACTTCCCTAATCTTCTCCACCACACCATCAATATCTTGATAAACTTCTTGATTCGTAAATCTCAAAAACCTCGTACCTTTTGATTCCAAAAATGCTTGGCGATCGCGGTCATATTCTGCAACTCCATCTTGATAGTGACTATCACCATCAATTTCTATGGCAAGTCTCAATTCCGAAGAATAAAAATCTACTACAAATCTGTCAATACTGTATTGTCTGCGAAATTTACAGCTTTCAATTTGTTGATTTCTAAGTTTTGCCCAAACTATTTTTTCAGATGGGGGCATATTGTTTCTGAGAGCTTGCCGTTTTTGCTTTTCTGAGCTTTGGTTATACAGTTTTGTCATCAGCGTTTTCATATTCCTGGGCTGTGCTTATTATTCCCAGGATTACTCCCCTTATAAAGAGCTACGGTGTACACACAAGTCGAATTACCCCCCTTAATCCCCCCTTAGAAAGGGGGGAAAAAGAAATGTATCTAGTTCCCTCCCCTTTACAAGGGGAGGGTTAGGGTGGGGTAATTCGACTTGCGCGTACACCGCAGCCTTTTTAAGGAGAATCTAAAACTTTTTACCCCTCATCTTTCCGAAATTGAGCATAATATTGTTGAAGCTTCATCAAAATGCGTCTAACTCACACCTGCTCATGAACGAACAGCGTTTACAGGCTTATAATCAGCTAATTCAAACCCTGCTAGATTGCCCTAGCGGGGAAGAACCAGAGATATTAGCAGCTAATACTGAATTGCTTGACGCTGATTTTGTGCAGGTTGTTGTAGCAGCAGCAGAGCATTTTGCCCAGCAGGGTGATGAAAATACTGCAAACTCGTTGAGAAACCTAGCAACACAACTCACCCCGGAAACTTCCCCCATCACCCAAGAAGATATAGAGACTTACGGGCAATTTTTACTAGAAATACTGCAAGCAACAGCAAAAAGCAACGGCGATGCTCAAGTAATTTACCCATTGCTGGCTGCAAATACCGATAAACTTAATCATATTTTT contains:
- a CDS encoding ParA family protein; translated protein: MGYVIATANMKGGVGKTTLTVNLATCLAKNHGKRVLVLDLDSQISATLSLMSPLDFAKRRKQSKTFRYLIDQVINPEPEAKLTIKDIIQSPVCNLPGLDLLPGDIDLYDEFVVSEMLHQQATALGEQDFETIWNRFERVLINNILKPVRQEYDFILLDCAPGYNLLTRSALAASDFYILPAKPEPLSVVGIQLLERRIAQLKDSHGHETQINIKMLGIVFSMSSANLLTGRYYKQVMHRVVEDFGVEKICKVQIPVDVNVAKAVDSFMPAVLNAPQSAGSKAFCQLTQELLQKL
- a CDS encoding endonuclease domain-containing protein; protein product: MTKLYNQSSEKQKRQALRNNMPPSEKIVWAKLRNQQIESCKFRRQYSIDRFVVDFYSSELRLAIEIDGDSHYQDGVAEYDRDRQAFLESKGTRFLRFTNQEVYQDIDGVVEKIREVICRLREVTPP
- the ileS gene encoding isoleucine--tRNA ligase, whose translation is MTESGSYKDTVNLPKTNFDMRANAIKREPEIQKFWEDNKIYDRLSENNPGELFILHDGPPYANGSLHIGHALNKILKDIINRYQLLQGRKVRYVPGWDCHGLPIELKVLQNMKSAERQNLTPLQLRQKAKEFGLATVNDQRQNFQRYGIWGDWNHPYLTLKPEYEAAQIGVFGQMFLKGYIYRGLKPVHWSPSSQTALAEAELEYPEGHVSRSIYAAFAVISLSEAVKPLLAEYLSDLGVAIWTTTPWTIPGNLAVAVNADLNYAVVEVSPSEAQSNFKYLIVAADLIERLSSRLGVELTVKATFKGNDLEHTTYRHPLYDRESPIVVGGDYITTESGTGLVHTAPGHGQEDYIVGQRYGLPILAPVDDNGNFTEEAGEFAGLNVLGDGNQAVIDALSAAGSLLKEEAYPHKYPYDWRTKKPTIFRATEQWFASVEGFREEALKAIATVKWIPAQGENRITPMVAERSDWCISRQRVWGVPIPVFYDEATGEVLLNEEIINHVQGIIAEKGSDAWWELSVEELLPESYRQNGKSYRRGTDTMDVWFDSGSSWAAVVQQRPELRYPADIYLEGSDQHRGWFQSSLLTSVAVNDIAPYKTVLTHGFALDEQGRKMSKSEGNVVDPNIIIEGGKNQKVEPAYGADILRLWVSSVDYSGDVRIGKNIIKQMNDVRGKIRNTARFLLGSLDDFDPEKDAVPFEELPELDRYMLHRISEVFEEVTEAFESFQFFRFFQTVQNFCVVDLSNFYLDVAKDRLYISANNAFRRRSCQTVLKIAIDNLARAIAPVLSHTAEDIWQYLPYKTPYKSVFEAGWVQIEEKWRNPDLAEFWSALRQLRTDVNKVLEQARIEKLIGSSLEAKALIHIPHKQLADAIKAFNPVKGNGIDELRYLLLTSQVELLDSAQGLEGLEYTAQTEDWGIGVVKAEGEKCDRCWNYSTHVGESAEHPLICERCVAALAGEF
- a CDS encoding histidine decarboxylase gives rise to the protein MSNKVTKELADFLVQIEQRSQFHAGYPYNLSCDYSAIAKFFNHLLNNAGDPYVEPDFGLHSRKFEQEVLSFFANLYKIPEDQFWGYVTAGGTEGNLYGIFLAREIYPNGILYSSQDSHYSIPKAAKLFRIQHNIVNSQINGEMDYDHFEQLLRENRSYPAIINLNIGTTVKGAIDNLDKVLEILERNQIKDYYIHCDAALSGLILPFLDGAPQVNFQKPIDSIAISAKFIGSPLPCGVVLTKKKWVEKVETEIEYIGSTDTTILGSRNGHTPLILWYALQTRGYDGLAREANTCIDNAQYLFQQLQIREYPCMLNKFSNTVVFQKPSQRLIKKWQLAVLEDWAHLIVMQNINRKKIDIFINELLQEEGLLDNAEDFQLQRVLH
- a CDS encoding amino acid permease encodes the protein MLTNNSVQAEKEKNQSLVMPLPRTLSYLETWGFGLTGHVGWIGTAPIIHAALGSKAIFVWLFGTIISFLLNLQVQSLGRHWPDVAGGTPNYTTRLLKNFPGLGRYVALGYFFSWAAAPALYAIILTDLVKVNFETLNISCPETFLKVLFTAIPFILAFSGTRALALLHLFFVFPAILLLLLFCIQGVVWSAFSTTSFKLILTSTNSLSFGEWAKWFFLASYSIYACETTSSFVADSRHPHKSLGFLTVAAWLIPAVFLGASWVLMCSSPNPAIGDDVFLNLVAASKPFWGESASFIVTLLITVSCLLSAATAVSNSPRILYQLALDGQLSPIFTFVSPQGVLGPAIFVTFLLSLLCLNLGNVPQLVTVAGTCYLVSIMGLHLGLWLCRGKPQVLWPWWSLGFFCVEAVVLIVGGLAWNWKNFLVGLLLPILLMIGDLALRRLNLTPLQVKWWTQHYNVKSSRNNQDFVVLQVIVLVSLICMTATSSWFIRDLLDKNYHNIHNSLLAIMLVTFSFAGVAIACWTTLPQIVAIDNARKQAKSLFITTLDTVPDTVLVLDENGKICQTNAAAEELFQTSVQQLLGKKLNQLLICYRGKPEQWSIRSEQTLKINQGLLIVESTISQPFNSQLREYVVIIRDITKRKLVEKELVQYRHQLEQMVLERTIELIRVNQQLEQDIIKRQQAQEQLLHNSLHDGLTGLPNQRLFLERVQGAIERTKQQNKYLFAVLFLDLDRFKVVNDSLGHLLGNQLLIEISHRLKSVLRVGDIVARFGGDEFTILMEEIEDISTAIQVAERIKKVLALPFQLNEHLVFTNASIGIALSKADYEQAAQILRDADVAMYCAKSLGKARYEVFDGKMHEGASLLLELETALRNALLKQEEFRLDYQPIISLVTGKIIGFEALIRWHHPERGLVCPEDFIPLAEETGMIVSIGQWVLYEACHQMHKWHQRFPNSLPLTMSVNFSGKQISQPDVFKQVKEILQETGLNPGSLKLEITETLLIDNFELATTVLAQLTALNVELHMDDFGTGYSSLNYLHRLPIKTLKIDRSFVSNIGSRGENLEIVRAIVTLAHNLDMSVTAEGIETVEQLAQLKALQCDYGQGYFFLPPMEGAEVETLLAANLCDKNFLMR
- a CDS encoding DNA-directed RNA polymerase II, which codes for MAFAFVDLAIAFVDIAIAFVDIAIAFVDLAFAFVDLAFAFVDLAFAFADIAIAFVDLAFAFVDMAIAFVTSAIAFADLAIAFVDMAFAFVDCTYSQTTNRYKNE